Proteins from one Pleuronectes platessa chromosome 16, fPlePla1.1, whole genome shotgun sequence genomic window:
- the si:dkeyp-113d7.1 gene encoding zinc finger protein 691, with translation MTDLESECLSLGLPPDCSSPPPPLDPSLVSAPTPSLALLSSDCPTPTLSSLAADVAEPLVMLPCVKSEPEDGDLEPIRTVDLSEIQSLSTAELGQDQIKMEISGLDYIKAEHHGLHSSHHLGPFDHSDASELDYKSHYEPSSVFDYISQVTDTLEYIKSDHHVDLQCYYTTELSSLKSEYPESNAMSTYLQHNALESIHMAELRTELNKLRPDTLLTDGAGKLDPEFGGGALYELQPTEDGKASGEGTGQTGGRLLVTTKGQSPTMRKARNMQGEKPFSCTQCGKNFSTLGNLKTHQRIHTGERPYTCSQCGKSFGQAGNLKRHQLIHTGQKPYVCAHCPKGFTKADDLRSHQRLHTGERPFICVTCGKSFGQSKELKAHQLSHTGERPYCCQHCGKSFTKETSYRNHVQIHTGEKPFTCSQCGKTFSNSGVLKTHEKIHSGERPFGCTQCGKSFGRLGHLKAHQQIHTGERPYACPHCGKTFSQSGHLKAHEQIHKREHTDTGSSSSSSSSSSSSSSGGSDSS, from the exons ATGACAGACTTAGAGAGCGAGTGTTTGAGTCTTGGTCTGCCCCCTGactgcagctccccccccccgcccctggaCCCCTCCCTGGTCTCTGCCCCGACGCCCTCTctagctctcctctcctccgacTGCCCGACGCCCACGCTCAGCTCGCTGGCGGCAGACGTGGCCGAGCCGCTGGTGATGCTGCCGTGTGTGAAGAGCGAGCCGGAGGACGGAGACCTGGAGCCCATCAGGACCGTGGACCTGTCGGAGATCCAGTCGCTGTCGACCGCGGAgctgggccaggaccagatcaAGATGGAGATCAGCGGCCTGGACTACATCAAGGCAGAGCATCACGGTCTCCACAGCAGCCACCACCTGGGCCCGTTTGACCACAGTGACGCCTCGGAGCTGGACTACAAGTCGCACTACGAGCCCAGCTCCGTGTTCGACTACATCTCCCAG GTCACGGACACGTTGGAGTACATCAAGTCGGACCACCATGTGGACCTGCAGTGTTACTACACCACAGAGCTGAGCTCCCTGAAGTCAGAGTACCCAGAATCCAACGCCATGTCCACCTACCTGCAGCACAACGCCCTGGAGTCCATCCACATGGCCGAGCTCCGCACCGAGCTCAACAAGCTGCGCCCTGACACCCTGCTCACGGACGGTGCTGGCAAACTGGACCCTGAGTTTGGAGGCGGGGCTCTGTATGAGCTACAGCCGACCGAGGACGGGAAGGCGTCTGGGGAGGGGACCGGGCAGACGGGGGGGAGACTGCTCGTCACAACCAAGGGCCAGAGTCCGACGATGAGGAAAGCTCGTAACATGCAGGGGGAGAAGCCTTTCTCCTGCACACAGTGTGGGAAGAACTTCAGCACGCTGGGAAACCTGAAAACCCACCAGCGCATCCACACCGGGGAGCGCCCCTACACCTGCTCGCAGTGCGGCAAGAGCTTCGGCCAGGCGGGGAACCTGAAGCGACACCAGCTGATTCACACGGGCCAGAAGCCGTACGTGTGCGCTCACTGCCCCAAAGGCTTCACCAAGGCCGACGACCTGCGCTCACACCAGCGGCTGCACACCGGCGAGCGCCCGTTCATCTGCGTCACCTGCGGGAAGAGCTTCGGCCAGTCGAAGGAGCTGAAGGCTCACCAGCTGAGCCACACGGGCGAGAGGCCGTACTGCTGCCAGCACTGCGGCAAGAGCTTCACCAAGGAGACCAGCTACCGCAACCACGTGCAGATCCACACGGGCGAGAAGCCCTTCACCTGCTCGCAGTGCGGAAAGACTTTCAGCAACTCTGGCGTGTTAAAAACCCACGAGAAGATCCACTCGGGCGAGCGGCCCTTCGGCTGCACGCAGTGCGGCAAGAGCTTCGGCCGCCTCGGCCACCTGAAGGCCCACCAGCAGATCCACACGGGCGAGCGGCCGTACGCCTGCCCCCACTGTGGAAAGACGTTCAGCCAGTCGGGTCACCTCAAAGCTCACGAGCAGATCCACAAACGAGAACACACGGAcacgggcagcagcagcagcagcagcagcagcagcagcagcagcagcagcggggggAGTGACAGTAGTTAA